A portion of the Bacillus sp. es.034 genome contains these proteins:
- a CDS encoding ABC transporter substrate-binding protein: protein MKKWIFLICSVLLLSACNGGEDAADEKKDHLKKVNVVLDWTPNTNHTGLYVAKEKGYFKDQGLDVDIILPGEAGADQLVASGKAEFGVGYQEGVTQARVQDVPIVSIAAIIQHNTSGFASPKSKGITKPKDFEGKSYGGWGSPVEKAVMDSIMKQENADVEKVNFINMGDTDFFTAVNRDVDFAWIYYGWTGIEAELRGEELNMMYVKDYSDKLDYYTPVLTTNEKMIDSDPETVKSFMAAASKGYQYTIDNPKEAGEILLDAAPDLDKELVMKSQEWLAPKYKDDADRWGEQKLEVWENYASWMYENGLLDKKLESKKAFTNEFLPK from the coding sequence ATGAAAAAATGGATATTCCTCATCTGCTCTGTACTTCTTTTATCCGCCTGTAACGGTGGAGAGGATGCAGCCGATGAGAAGAAGGACCATCTTAAAAAAGTAAATGTCGTACTCGACTGGACACCGAACACCAACCACACGGGATTATATGTAGCGAAAGAAAAAGGCTACTTCAAGGATCAGGGTCTGGATGTAGACATCATCCTTCCCGGGGAAGCGGGTGCCGATCAGCTCGTAGCATCGGGGAAAGCCGAGTTCGGAGTTGGATATCAGGAAGGTGTCACTCAAGCGAGGGTCCAGGATGTACCCATCGTATCCATAGCTGCCATCATTCAGCATAATACGTCGGGGTTTGCTTCCCCGAAGAGTAAGGGTATTACAAAACCAAAGGATTTCGAAGGGAAAAGCTATGGCGGCTGGGGGTCACCCGTGGAAAAAGCCGTTATGGATTCAATCATGAAGCAAGAGAACGCGGATGTGGAAAAAGTGAATTTCATCAACATGGGAGACACCGATTTCTTTACTGCCGTTAACCGCGACGTAGACTTTGCCTGGATTTATTATGGATGGACAGGAATTGAAGCTGAACTCCGCGGTGAAGAGTTGAACATGATGTATGTCAAGGATTATTCAGATAAACTGGATTACTACACGCCAGTCCTCACAACAAATGAAAAAATGATCGATTCAGATCCTGAAACGGTCAAGTCATTCATGGCAGCAGCTTCCAAAGGGTATCAATACACGATAGACAACCCGAAAGAAGCGGGGGAGATTCTATTAGATGCAGCTCCAGATCTTGATAAAGAATTAGTCATGAAGAGTCAGGAATGGCTCGCACCCAAATATAAAGATGATGCTGACCGTTGGGGAGAGCAGAAACTGGAAGTCTGGGAAAACTATGCGTCATGGATGTATGAAAATGGTTTATTAGATAAGAAACTCGAAAGCAAGAAAGCATTCACGAACGAATTCTTACCAAAATAA